One stretch of Pandoraea oxalativorans DNA includes these proteins:
- a CDS encoding accessory factor UbiK family protein, with protein sequence MKPNEILQDMQAKVSEMLKQSPAKDIERNVKSLLGQGFTKLDLVTREEFDVQAQVLARTREKLEALEKRVAELEGQRSEAQD encoded by the coding sequence ATGAAACCGAACGAGATCCTGCAAGACATGCAAGCCAAGGTGAGCGAGATGCTCAAGCAATCGCCCGCCAAGGATATCGAGCGCAACGTCAAAAGCCTGCTGGGCCAGGGCTTCACCAAACTCGACCTGGTGACGCGCGAAGAATTCGACGTGCAGGCGCAAGTGCTCGCACGCACACGCGAAAAGCTCGAAGCGCTGGAAAAGCGCGTGGCCGAGCTCGAAGGCCAGCGCAGCGAAGCGCAAGACTGA